A genomic segment from Janthinobacterium sp. 64 encodes:
- a CDS encoding histidine phosphatase family protein, whose translation MRLILVRHPTPQVTSGTCYGRSDVAVAPHEMATVRASLQATLPAGVPLYASPLRRCAGLASALAQDLPSSCLHFDARLAEMDFGAWEMQPWHAIARADIDAWAADLAWYRPGGGENVLAMAARVDAFLGDLLREQHETAIIICHAGTIRLLSALQARLPLEEAALLAARSAHKIAYGATVVVDF comes from the coding sequence ATGCGCCTGATCCTCGTTCGCCACCCCACGCCGCAAGTAACCAGCGGCACCTGCTATGGCCGCAGTGACGTGGCGGTGGCGCCGCACGAAATGGCCACGGTGCGCGCCAGCCTGCAAGCGACTTTGCCGGCCGGCGTGCCGCTGTATGCCAGCCCGCTGCGCCGCTGTGCCGGCCTGGCGTCAGCATTGGCGCAAGACCTGCCTTCCAGCTGCTTGCACTTCGACGCGCGGCTGGCCGAGATGGATTTCGGCGCGTGGGAAATGCAGCCCTGGCACGCCATTGCACGCGCGGACATCGATGCCTGGGCCGCCGATCTGGCCTGGTACCGTCCCGGCGGGGGTGAGAATGTGCTGGCGATGGCCGCCCGCGTCGATGCATTTTTAGGCGATCTGTTGCGTGAACAACACGAAACGGCCATCATCATCTGCCACGCGGGCACCATCCGCCTGCTGTCGGCACTGCAAGCCCGGCTGCCATTGGAGGAAGCGGCCCTGCTGGCCGCCCGTTCCGCCCATAAAATCGCCTACGGCGCGACGGTCGTCGTCGATTTCTGA
- a CDS encoding adenosylcobinamide-GDP ribazoletransferase: MTNPVSAAIHQCRLFFIALQFFTRLPIPRWVGFEPAWLQHASRYFPLVGVVVAAISGAAYLLASWLLPSTIAVLLAVAAGIYLTGAFHEDGFADMCDGFGGGMTRERVLEIMKDSRIGAYGAIGIICLLAIKCAALASTPPATVVATLFIAHPLSRLAAVSLIWLMDYARDEGKAKPMAQEMTTGEFIIAATCALLPAIACGVLGIVNWATLVFAVVAAAAAAFWLGRKCQHRLQGYTGDCLGAVQQLAEVAIYLAILSSFQPPLRFY; the protein is encoded by the coding sequence ATGACCAATCCCGTTTCCGCCGCCATCCATCAGTGCCGCCTGTTCTTCATCGCGCTGCAATTCTTCACGCGCCTGCCGATACCGCGCTGGGTGGGCTTCGAGCCGGCCTGGCTGCAGCACGCCTCGCGCTACTTTCCGCTGGTCGGCGTCGTGGTGGCGGCCATCAGTGGCGCCGCGTATCTGCTGGCCAGCTGGCTCCTGCCTTCGACGATAGCCGTGCTGCTGGCCGTCGCCGCCGGCATTTACCTGACGGGCGCCTTCCATGAAGACGGCTTTGCCGACATGTGCGACGGTTTCGGCGGCGGCATGACGCGCGAGCGGGTGCTGGAAATCATGAAGGATTCGCGCATCGGCGCATATGGCGCCATCGGCATCATCTGCCTGCTGGCCATCAAGTGCGCGGCGCTCGCCTCAACGCCACCTGCCACCGTGGTGGCGACCTTGTTCATCGCCCATCCTTTGTCGCGCCTGGCCGCCGTCTCGCTGATCTGGCTCATGGACTACGCGCGCGACGAAGGCAAGGCCAAGCCGATGGCGCAAGAAATGACTACGGGAGAATTCATCATCGCCGCTACCTGCGCCCTGTTGCCCGCCATCGCCTGCGGCGTGCTGGGGATAGTTAACTGGGCCACGCTGGTCTTTGCCGTCGTGGCGGCGGCAGCTGCCGCATTCTGGCTGGGCCGCAAATGCCAGCACCGCCTGCAAGGCTACACGGGCGACTGTCTGGGCGCAGTACAGCAACTGGCGGAAGTGGCGATTTACCTGGCCATCCTCTCCAGTTTCCAGCCTCCATTGCGCTTCTACTAA
- the cobD gene encoding threonine-phosphate decarboxylase CobD, protein MLEHGGNLRDAAREYGRPIAGWIDLSTGINPHWYAAPAPDANAWHRLPEADPALGAAACAYYDAPAMLPVAGTQAAIQALPRLRAPSRVVVAAPSYAEHAHHWGQHGHELRQVPYAQLADAVDHCDVLVICNPNNPTGERIAPALLREWAGKLAARGGWLVVDEAFGDTGAHASLGPHTGQPGLIVLRSVGKFFGLAGLRLGFVAAHPALLVQLADMLGPWSVSGPAQQVALAALTDTHWQEAMRERLRGEGARLHQLLAAHGIASSGTALFQWWPEARAEAFWRHMAEAGIWVRLFRHAAHGIRLGLPPDEHAWLRLQQALTTWKKL, encoded by the coding sequence TTGCTTGAACATGGCGGCAACCTGCGCGACGCCGCGCGCGAATATGGACGGCCCATCGCCGGCTGGATCGACCTGTCGACCGGCATCAACCCGCACTGGTATGCAGCGCCAGCACCGGACGCCAACGCCTGGCACCGGCTGCCGGAAGCCGATCCCGCGCTGGGCGCTGCCGCCTGCGCGTACTACGACGCGCCAGCCATGCTGCCCGTGGCGGGCACGCAGGCCGCCATCCAGGCCTTGCCCCGGCTGCGCGCGCCATCGCGCGTGGTGGTGGCCGCGCCGTCGTACGCGGAACACGCGCACCACTGGGGCCAGCACGGTCACGAATTGCGACAAGTGCCGTATGCGCAGCTGGCCGATGCCGTCGACCACTGCGACGTGCTGGTCATCTGCAATCCGAACAACCCCACGGGTGAGCGCATCGCTCCCGCACTGCTACGGGAATGGGCTGGCAAGCTGGCCGCGCGCGGCGGCTGGCTGGTGGTCGACGAAGCGTTTGGCGATACGGGAGCGCACGCCAGCCTCGGGCCGCACACAGGCCAACCGGGCCTGATCGTGCTGCGTTCGGTGGGCAAATTCTTTGGCCTGGCGGGACTGCGCCTGGGCTTTGTCGCCGCCCATCCCGCCCTGCTGGTGCAACTGGCCGACATGCTGGGACCGTGGAGCGTCAGCGGCCCGGCGCAGCAGGTGGCACTGGCTGCGCTCACCGACACGCACTGGCAGGAAGCGATGCGCGAACGCCTGCGCGGCGAAGGCGCCCGCTTGCATCAGCTGTTGGCCGCGCACGGCATCGCCAGCAGCGGCACGGCGCTGTTTCAGTGGTGGCCGGAAGCACGCGCCGAAGCGTTCTGGCGCCATATGGCGGAAGCCGGCATCTGGGTGCGCCTGTTCCGCCACGCGGCCCACGGCATCCGCCTGGGCCTGCCCCCCGACGAACACGCCTGGCTGCGCCTGCAGCAGGCCCTCACCACATGGAAGAAGCTATGA
- the cobU gene encoding bifunctional adenosylcobinamide kinase/adenosylcobinamide-phosphate guanylyltransferase has product MTRTLVFGGARSGKSAHAEKLARESGKEVVYIATAQAGDGEMATRITHHRAQRPAEWTTLEEALRLGDAILREALPGRLLLVDCLTLWLTNLMFSSGETYPDVGDIALPELFHSERAHLLYALAEIEDTACDIVLVSNEVGMGIVPYGAISRCFTDEAGRLNQAVAAICDRAVFVAAGLPLHLKGGPC; this is encoded by the coding sequence ATGACGCGCACCCTGGTCTTCGGCGGCGCCCGTTCCGGCAAGAGCGCCCATGCGGAAAAGCTGGCCCGCGAGTCGGGCAAGGAAGTCGTCTATATCGCCACCGCGCAAGCGGGCGACGGCGAGATGGCCACGCGTATCACGCATCACCGTGCGCAGCGCCCGGCCGAATGGACGACACTGGAAGAAGCGCTGCGCCTGGGCGACGCCATCCTGCGGGAAGCGCTGCCCGGGCGCCTGCTGCTGGTCGACTGCCTGACCTTGTGGCTGACGAACCTGATGTTTTCCAGCGGCGAAACCTATCCGGACGTGGGCGACATCGCGCTGCCCGAACTGTTCCACAGCGAGCGCGCGCACCTGCTGTATGCGCTTGCGGAAATCGAAGACACAGCTTGCGACATTGTGCTGGTATCGAATGAAGTGGGCATGGGCATCGTGCCGTATGGCGCCATCTCGCGCTGCTTCACCGATGAAGCGGGCCGCTTGAACCAGGCCGTGGCGGCCATCTGCGACCGGGCCGTGTTTGTCGCCGCCGGCCTGCCCCTGCACCTGAAAGGCGGCCCATGCTGA
- a CDS encoding FecCD family ABC transporter permease, with the protein MHPFFRNMRHRATVILTVLIVCAIASLIFSGMIGSIAIPLADLPSALFHVVQGKTDTLAATLLDLRLGRALTAFVTGAALSLAGLMMQALLRNPLADPYVLGISAGASVGALAALLFMCALWVVDAAAFAGAVGVSMLLYFFARRDLRGGTAAEGGASLLLLTGVILASACMAIVTLMLSIAPESRLRSMVFWMIGDLAGAPARLMPWLVLAGALVFALRCARSLNVMALHAEAASTLGVRVGALRKGLFFCSGLLTASAVTSAGSVGFVGLIVPHALRFACGPDHRLLIPAAALAGGTFLVLADTLARTVLAPLQLPVGVVTAMIGAPVFLYQLHRLRRG; encoded by the coding sequence ATGCACCCATTTTTCCGCAACATGCGCCACCGCGCCACCGTGATCCTCACGGTGCTGATCGTGTGCGCAATTGCCAGCCTGATTTTCTCCGGCATGATCGGTTCGATCGCGATTCCGCTCGCCGACCTGCCTTCCGCCCTGTTCCATGTGGTGCAGGGCAAGACCGATACCCTCGCCGCCACTTTGCTCGATCTGCGCCTGGGCCGCGCGCTGACCGCCTTTGTCACGGGCGCGGCGCTCTCTTTGGCGGGCCTGATGATGCAGGCGCTGTTGCGCAATCCCCTGGCCGACCCGTATGTGCTGGGCATTTCCGCCGGCGCCTCCGTCGGCGCGCTGGCCGCGCTGCTGTTCATGTGCGCGCTGTGGGTGGTCGACGCGGCCGCCTTTGCCGGCGCCGTCGGCGTCTCCATGCTGCTGTACTTCTTTGCCCGGCGCGACCTGCGCGGCGGCACGGCTGCCGAAGGCGGCGCCTCGCTCTTGCTGCTGACGGGGGTGATCCTGGCCTCGGCCTGCATGGCCATCGTCACCCTGATGCTGTCGATTGCCCCGGAAAGCCGCTTGCGCAGCATGGTGTTCTGGATGATCGGCGACCTGGCCGGCGCGCCCGCGCGGCTGATGCCCTGGCTGGTCCTGGCCGGCGCCCTGGTCTTCGCGCTGCGCTGCGCGCGCTCGCTGAACGTCATGGCGCTGCATGCGGAAGCGGCCAGCACCCTGGGCGTGCGCGTGGGCGCGTTGCGCAAAGGTCTGTTCTTCTGTTCCGGCCTGCTTACGGCCAGCGCCGTCACCAGCGCCGGCAGCGTGGGTTTTGTCGGCCTGATCGTGCCGCACGCACTGCGCTTTGCCTGCGGCCCCGATCATCGCCTGCTGATACCGGCCGCCGCGCTGGCCGGCGGCACCTTCCTGGTGCTGGCCGATACCTTGGCGCGTACCGTGCTGGCGCCGTTGCAACTGCCCGTCGGCGTCGTCACGGCCATGATAGGCGCACCCGTCTTCCTGTACCAATTGCACCGCTTGCGCAGAGGATGA
- the cbiB gene encoding adenosylcobinamide-phosphate synthase CbiB, giving the protein MLSGLSLPMLAALMTAGVLLDLLLGETRRWHPLVGFGRLASALERLLNRGRGRLLRGALAWSLAVLPISYAAWWLCGLAGAALHVFLLYLCLGLRSLRDHNQPIADALAIDDLDNARLLTARIVSRDTANADAASLAKASTESLLENGNDAVFGTLFWFAVAGGPGAVLFRLANTLDAMWGYRNARYDWFGCCAARIDDVLNYLPARLTAISYVMLGKTMADKQRAWHCWRTQAPNWGSPNAGPVMASGAGALGLALGGDAIYDGELERRPPLGSGRPAEARDIDRAWRLVAETAVLWLIWMALLASLFYLKGKYLA; this is encoded by the coding sequence ATGCTGAGCGGCCTGTCGCTGCCCATGCTGGCCGCCTTGATGACGGCCGGCGTGCTGCTCGACCTGCTGCTGGGAGAAACGCGCCGCTGGCATCCACTGGTGGGCTTTGGCCGCCTCGCCAGCGCGCTTGAACGCCTGCTGAACCGGGGCCGTGGGCGTTTGCTGCGCGGCGCGCTGGCGTGGTCGCTGGCCGTGCTGCCGATCAGCTATGCGGCCTGGTGGCTGTGCGGCCTGGCCGGTGCGGCCCTGCACGTCTTCCTGCTGTATCTATGCCTGGGCTTGCGCAGCCTGCGCGACCACAATCAGCCGATCGCCGATGCCCTGGCCATCGATGACCTGGACAACGCGCGCCTGCTGACGGCGCGCATCGTCAGCCGCGACACGGCCAACGCCGACGCGGCCAGCCTGGCCAAGGCCAGCACGGAATCCTTGCTGGAAAACGGCAACGACGCCGTCTTCGGCACCCTGTTCTGGTTTGCCGTAGCGGGCGGCCCCGGCGCCGTGCTCTTCAGGCTGGCCAATACGCTCGACGCCATGTGGGGCTACCGCAACGCACGTTATGACTGGTTCGGCTGCTGCGCCGCGCGCATCGACGACGTCTTGAATTACCTGCCGGCGCGCCTGACGGCCATCTCCTATGTCATGCTGGGCAAGACCATGGCGGACAAGCAGCGCGCCTGGCACTGCTGGCGCACGCAGGCCCCCAATTGGGGCAGTCCGAACGCGGGGCCCGTCATGGCCAGCGGCGCCGGCGCCCTGGGCCTGGCTTTGGGCGGCGACGCCATCTACGACGGCGAACTGGAACGCCGCCCGCCGCTGGGCAGCGGCCGTCCCGCCGAAGCGCGCGACATCGACCGCGCCTGGCGCCTGGTGGCCGAGACGGCCGTGTTGTGGCTGATCTGGATGGCGCTGCTGGCGAGCCTGTTCTACCTGAAGGGAAAATACCTTGCTTGA
- a CDS encoding cobalamin-binding protein: MNHLKTALLLAGLISTQAHAAISVRDDDGNTVTLARPAQRILALAPHVTELLFAAGGGKKIAGVVSYSDYPEAAKKLPQVGDNRQYDMERIIAMKPDLIVVWMHGSAERQIAMLRQLKVPIYHSEPRKLADIPDSMERLGQLMGTEKIAKPAAAQLRAKLASLTAQYAQRPPVRVFYQVWDKPLYTLSGASIISDSMRVCGGQNVFAAMKVVAPVVTPEGVLQEDPEVIFGTSEKSDPRSEGGLAMWRAFPSMTAVRKNNLFRLNGDLLNRAGPRMIEGTAAMCDQLEVARQRRTKAVP, translated from the coding sequence ATGAACCACTTGAAAACAGCACTGCTGCTGGCGGGACTGATCTCGACCCAGGCGCACGCCGCCATCAGCGTGCGTGACGACGACGGCAATACCGTCACCCTGGCCAGGCCCGCGCAACGCATCCTGGCGCTGGCGCCGCACGTGACGGAACTGCTGTTCGCAGCCGGTGGCGGCAAGAAAATCGCCGGCGTCGTCAGCTACAGCGACTACCCGGAAGCGGCCAAGAAACTGCCGCAGGTAGGCGACAACCGCCAGTACGACATGGAGCGCATCATCGCCATGAAGCCGGACCTGATCGTCGTGTGGATGCATGGCAGCGCCGAGCGCCAGATCGCCATGCTGCGCCAGCTGAAGGTGCCGATCTATCACAGCGAGCCGCGCAAGCTGGCCGATATCCCCGACAGCATGGAGCGCCTGGGCCAGTTGATGGGCACGGAGAAAATCGCCAAGCCGGCCGCCGCCCAGCTGCGCGCCAAACTGGCCAGCCTGACGGCCCAGTATGCGCAGCGCCCGCCCGTGCGCGTGTTTTACCAGGTGTGGGACAAGCCCCTGTACACCTTGAGCGGTGCGAGCATCATCAGCGACTCCATGCGCGTGTGCGGCGGCCAGAATGTGTTTGCAGCGATGAAGGTGGTGGCGCCCGTCGTCACGCCGGAAGGCGTGCTGCAGGAGGATCCGGAAGTCATTTTCGGCACCAGCGAAAAAAGCGATCCGCGCAGCGAAGGCGGCCTGGCCATGTGGCGCGCCTTCCCATCGATGACGGCCGTGCGCAAGAATAACCTGTTCCGCCTGAATGGCGACCTGCTCAACCGCGCCGGCCCGCGCATGATCGAAGGCACGGCCGCCATGTGCGACCAGCTGGAAGTGG
- a CDS encoding ABC transporter ATP-binding protein, which yields MIRTYQLGLKAGTRCLVENLTWHIRDGECWSVIGRNGAGKSTLLRALAGLRAPDAGHVTIQGRALIDWPLDELARERAFLAQARHDAFSYRVIETVLSARHPYHDNHYWEGSDDQRIAMAALASMEVEHLAERDVRSLSGGERQRVAIAAMLAQDTPLLLLDEPANALDLAHQVSVMGLLAKLCREQDKTVVMVGHDLNLAHSVSTHALLLMGDGGWLAGPVAEVMQASILGDYLGHPIEIITHGKRKIFIPKEDQQ from the coding sequence ATGATCCGCACCTACCAACTGGGCCTGAAGGCAGGCACGCGCTGCCTGGTGGAAAACCTCACCTGGCACATCAGGGATGGCGAATGCTGGAGCGTCATCGGCCGCAATGGCGCGGGCAAGAGCACCTTGCTGCGCGCGCTGGCCGGCTTGCGCGCACCGGATGCGGGCCACGTGACGATACAGGGCCGCGCCCTGATCGACTGGCCGCTCGACGAACTGGCGCGCGAACGGGCTTTCCTGGCGCAGGCGCGCCACGATGCGTTCTCGTACCGCGTCATCGAAACCGTGCTGTCGGCGCGCCACCCGTATCACGACAACCATTACTGGGAAGGCAGCGACGACCAGCGCATCGCCATGGCGGCGCTGGCATCGATGGAAGTAGAACACCTGGCCGAGCGCGACGTGCGCAGCCTGTCCGGCGGCGAACGCCAGCGCGTGGCGATCGCCGCCATGCTGGCGCAGGATACGCCCTTGCTGCTGCTGGACGAACCGGCCAATGCGCTGGATCTGGCGCATCAGGTCAGCGTCATGGGCCTGCTGGCCAAGCTGTGCCGCGAACAGGATAAAACCGTGGTGATGGTGGGGCATGACCTGAACCTGGCGCACAGCGTCTCGACCCATGCGCTGCTGCTGATGGGCGACGGCGGCTGGCTGGCCGGCCCCGTGGCCGAGGTGATGCAGGCCTCCATCCTGGGCGACTACCTGGGCCACCCAATCGAAATCATCACCCACGGCAAACGCAAGATATTCATACCCAAAGAGGATCAACAATGA
- the cobO gene encoding cob(I)yrinic acid a,c-diamide adenosyltransferase — MSDNINADTAAINERHRVRMERKKAIIDAAIAKADKEIGIIIVNTGNGKGKSSSGFGMAIRAMGHGMKVGVVQFIKGAMSTGEEKFLRRFPDEISFHAMGEGYTWETQNRERDIEKAELAWEQAKTFLADPSYGLVLFDELNIALKYNYLDVHQVIADLLERPAMQHVVITGRGAPDELIAIADTVTEMAVVKHAYAAGIGAQIGTEW; from the coding sequence ATGAGCGACAACATCAACGCGGACACCGCCGCCATCAACGAACGCCACCGCGTGCGCATGGAAAGAAAAAAAGCCATCATCGACGCGGCCATCGCCAAGGCCGACAAGGAAATCGGCATCATCATCGTCAATACGGGCAATGGCAAGGGCAAGAGTTCGAGCGGCTTCGGCATGGCCATCCGCGCCATGGGCCATGGCATGAAGGTGGGCGTGGTGCAGTTCATCAAGGGCGCCATGTCGACGGGCGAAGAAAAATTCCTGCGCCGCTTCCCCGATGAAATCAGTTTTCATGCGATGGGCGAAGGCTATACCTGGGAAACGCAGAACCGCGAGCGCGACATCGAAAAAGCCGAACTGGCATGGGAGCAGGCAAAAACCTTCCTGGCCGACCCCAGCTACGGCTTGGTGCTGTTCGACGAACTCAATATCGCCCTCAAGTACAACTACCTCGACGTGCATCAAGTCATCGCCGACCTGCTGGAACGCCCAGCCATGCAGCACGTGGTCATCACGGGCCGCGGCGCGCCGGACGAATTGATCGCCATCGCCGACACCGTCACCGAGATGGCCGTCGTCAAGCATGCGTACGCGGCCGGTATCGGCGCGCAAATCGGCACCGAGTGGTAA
- the cobT gene encoding nicotinate-nucleotide--dimethylbenzimidazole phosphoribosyltransferase encodes MPIPHITPTANPALASALEHAINSKTKPLGSLGLLETLARQIGLIQQSTQLALHQPAIIVFAADHGVVAEGISAYPQSVTWQMVENFLANGAAINVFARQTDCALYIVDAGVNHDFGPRDGLLDRKQAPGTRNFANEPAMSQEQCLAAMQTGMDLAATLDGNVLGFGEMGIGNTTAAAALMHKLTQTPVADCVGAGTGLSKEGILHKQQVIEAAVAHHAAANEPLDVLATFGGFEIVMMAGAMLKAAERRMILLIDGFIVSSALLVAARLQPAILDYCVFSHCSDENGHRQLLASLGARPLLHLDLRLGEGTGSALALPLLHAAVNFMREMATFASAQVSEKSMPD; translated from the coding sequence ATGCCTATCCCACACATCACCCCCACCGCCAATCCCGCACTGGCCAGCGCACTCGAACATGCCATCAATAGCAAGACCAAGCCGCTGGGCAGTCTGGGGCTACTGGAAACGCTGGCTCGCCAGATCGGCCTGATCCAGCAAAGCACGCAACTGGCACTACACCAGCCCGCCATCATCGTTTTTGCGGCTGACCATGGCGTCGTCGCCGAAGGCATTTCCGCTTATCCGCAAAGCGTGACCTGGCAAATGGTGGAAAATTTTCTGGCCAACGGCGCTGCCATCAACGTCTTTGCCCGCCAGACAGATTGCGCCCTCTATATAGTAGACGCCGGGGTGAACCACGATTTCGGCCCGCGCGACGGTCTGCTGGACCGCAAGCAAGCTCCCGGCACCCGCAACTTTGCCAACGAACCCGCCATGAGCCAGGAACAATGCCTGGCCGCCATGCAGACGGGCATGGACCTGGCCGCCACCTTGGACGGCAATGTGCTGGGCTTTGGCGAAATGGGTATCGGCAACACCACCGCTGCCGCGGCACTGATGCACAAGCTGACGCAAACCCCGGTCGCCGATTGCGTGGGCGCCGGCACCGGCCTGTCAAAGGAAGGTATATTGCACAAGCAACAGGTAATCGAAGCGGCCGTCGCGCATCATGCGGCAGCCAACGAACCACTCGACGTGCTGGCCACCTTTGGCGGTTTCGAAATCGTCATGATGGCCGGCGCCATGCTGAAAGCGGCCGAACGGCGCATGATTTTGCTGATCGATGGCTTCATCGTCAGCAGCGCCCTGCTGGTGGCAGCCCGTCTGCAGCCGGCCATCCTCGATTACTGCGTGTTTTCGCACTGCTCCGATGAAAACGGCCATCGCCAGCTGCTCGCCAGCCTGGGTGCGCGTCCGCTGCTGCATCTCGATTTGCGCCTAGGTGAAGGCACGGGTTCGGCGCTGGCCTTGCCGCTGCTGCACGCGGCCGTCAACTTCATGCGCGAAATGGCGACCTTCGCCTCGGCCCAGGTCAGCGAAAAGTCCATGCCAGACTAA
- a CDS encoding TonB-dependent receptor, with protein sequence MTAPVLHRRAPAMAPRALVSAISLCFIAAAPAFAQTANKTLDQIVVTGSRFNSDPALQPIGATVITADEIRRAGISDVNQAIRKIGGVYGRQSLTGSPDFTLDLRGFGATASQNTVVVLDGVRLSENELTDPVLASIPIDSVERIEITRGGSSVLYGDGATGGVINIVTKRPGKQAGRGTVFAEVGQLGQREVRGSVAQTWNNVTLDAAVGKQETDNYRDNNEYKQTNFGGGAQWQDKDVRAGVRIDSTRQDSRLPGSITLAQFEDNPRQTKTPKDFGSVDSDRYTAFAEGRLGTIDLAAELSHREKTAKSTYFSSFGPSASERKTKQNQFSPRLRHLGQFDGMLNEIVAGADFIKWDLAVDASYSQAKAKQKSQAIYVRDELKFAGPQNFRLAAGVRHETFDKNSVDPVPFTTATYKIKQNFNAWDVQGSFDVVPQVNLYAKAGQSYRVANADENGYTPVENKPLQGQTSHDLELGATYNNSIVKVDARVFRHKLTNEIYYDPTVGQFGGANTNLDPTKHQGFELDASTNIAADWRVSGHYQHVKATFTEGVNSGKELTLIPKNTLSARLSWVPKDGQSADIGAQWVDSQRYGSDFANTCNAKVPSFTTFDARYARKFGAWEVAVNALNLTDKQYFTNAFSCKGGIYPSNGRQMKLSARYDF encoded by the coding sequence ATGACTGCTCCCGTATTACACCGCCGCGCGCCGGCAATGGCGCCGCGCGCCCTGGTTTCCGCCATTTCCCTGTGCTTCATCGCTGCCGCTCCCGCCTTCGCGCAAACCGCGAACAAGACGCTGGACCAGATCGTCGTGACGGGTTCGCGCTTCAACAGCGATCCGGCACTGCAGCCGATCGGTGCCACCGTCATCACGGCCGATGAAATCCGCCGCGCGGGCATCAGCGATGTGAACCAGGCGATCCGCAAGATCGGCGGCGTGTATGGCCGTCAAAGCCTCACCGGCAGCCCTGACTTTACCCTCGACCTGCGTGGCTTCGGCGCCACCGCCAGCCAGAACACGGTCGTGGTCCTCGATGGCGTGCGCCTGTCGGAAAATGAGCTGACCGACCCAGTCCTGGCCAGCATTCCCATCGATAGCGTGGAACGCATCGAGATCACGCGCGGCGGCAGCAGCGTCCTGTACGGCGACGGCGCCACGGGCGGCGTGATCAACATCGTCACCAAACGTCCAGGCAAGCAAGCTGGCCGTGGCACCGTCTTTGCGGAAGTGGGCCAGTTGGGCCAGCGCGAAGTGCGCGGCTCCGTCGCCCAGACCTGGAATAACGTCACTCTCGATGCCGCTGTTGGCAAGCAGGAAACCGACAACTATCGCGATAATAACGAATACAAACAGACCAACTTCGGCGGCGGCGCGCAATGGCAGGACAAGGATGTCCGCGCAGGTGTGCGTATCGACAGCACGCGCCAGGATAGCCGCCTCCCTGGCTCGATCACACTGGCACAGTTTGAAGACAATCCACGCCAGACTAAAACACCGAAAGATTTCGGTTCGGTCGACAGCGACCGCTACACCGCATTCGCCGAAGGCCGCCTGGGCACCATTGATCTGGCAGCAGAATTGTCGCATCGCGAAAAAACGGCCAAGTCCACCTATTTCAGCAGCTTCGGCCCTTCCGCATCCGAGCGCAAAACCAAGCAAAACCAGTTCTCGCCACGTCTGCGCCACCTGGGCCAGTTCGACGGCATGCTCAATGAAATCGTCGCCGGCGCCGACTTCATCAAGTGGGATCTGGCGGTCGACGCTTCGTACTCCCAAGCCAAGGCAAAGCAGAAATCGCAGGCAATCTATGTGCGCGATGAACTGAAATTCGCTGGCCCGCAAAACTTCCGCCTCGCCGCCGGTGTGCGCCATGAAACGTTCGACAAGAACTCGGTCGATCCTGTACCGTTCACCACGGCCACCTACAAAATCAAGCAGAACTTCAATGCCTGGGATGTGCAAGGCAGCTTCGACGTCGTACCGCAGGTAAATCTGTATGCCAAGGCTGGCCAGAGCTATCGCGTGGCTAACGCTGATGAAAACGGCTACACGCCGGTGGAAAACAAGCCCTTGCAAGGCCAGACCTCGCACGACCTGGAATTGGGCGCGACCTACAACAACAGCATCGTCAAGGTCGATGCACGCGTCTTCCGCCACAAACTGACCAACGAGATCTATTACGATCCGACTGTAGGTCAATTTGGCGGGGCCAACACCAATCTGGATCCGACCAAACATCAAGGCTTCGAACTCGATGCCAGCACCAACATCGCGGCTGACTGGAGAGTCAGCGGTCATTACCAGCACGTGAAAGCGACTTTCACCGAAGGCGTCAACTCGGGCAAGGAACTGACACTGATCCCGAAAAACACCCTGTCGGCACGCCTGTCGTGGGTACCGAAAGATGGCCAAAGCGCGGACATCGGCGCGCAATGGGTGGACAGCCAGCGCTATGGCAGCGATTTTGCCAATACCTGCAATGCCAAGGTGCCATCGTTCACGACGTTCGATGCCCGCTATGCACGCAAGTTCGGCGCCTGGGAAGTGGCGGTCAATGCCTTGAACCTGACCGACAAGCAATACTTCACCAATGCCTTCAGCTGCAAAGGCGGCATCTATCCTAGCAATGGCCGTCAGATGAAACTCTCGGCACGCTACGATTTCTAA